A region from the Nostoc sp. HK-01 genome encodes:
- a CDS encoding family 57 glycoside hydrolase: MTSAAELPGSTGATSTHHPTAQNTHQNDPLRTSTGVYVTVHGHFYQPPRENPYLDAIERQPSAAPFHDWNERIHYECYRPNAFARILNDQGEVMGIVNNYEYLSFNIGPTLMSWLERYDVEVYQRILEADAKSAARLQGHGNAIAQVYNHIIMPLANERDKYTQIRWGKEDFKSRFGRDPEGIWLAETGVDYATIEALIAEGIRFIILAPSQAQRCRPLATKNDPQAEWYEVGGSQIDPTRPYRCYLKPTLKIAASPLSTVSSTESIEASVEGLPYIDIFFYDGPISRDMGFTDVTYSSNYLAGRIGSAVRGDHRPAQLISVATDGETFGHHKKGTEKTLAYAFTQEFPRHDWTVTNFAHYLSLNPPTWEVELKPITAWSCAHGVDRWQDDCGCGGEGGVWHQKWRRPLRNALNWLRDQLIEVYEEYGQQFFKDSWLARDEYINVIRDRTSANVSRFLSRHQTHKLTAAEQVDALRLLEMQRHALLMFTSCGWFFEELSRPEGTQILRYASRALELAGDVAGVQLEKGFLKRLGLAPSNVDLFKHGGEIYRHLVLTAQVSFKQVAAHYAITSLFNSNGQHSKLSTHRKRVYCYTTNELDYQLQRMGALTLVVGHLKLVSDITWESEHLVFAVLHLGGWDFHCCIQQFTGRRDYSQFKEKLFTALQQASAAQTILVMTQLFGNETFSLQNLFAEERHRIMRLINQETLTRLDQLYTQTYRENYGVLMAFHRDELEVPQELQVAAEIALGYRCMTTLRSLEQDIAEPQSCWNHIVELEAIATEAKHLRCRLNIPEGKQMLEQLILRSLWQLLHDANGSFATDIQLLERLIDVGYQLNLGISLYRSQELYFSCLHSQIAPACITSLIKKEDTSQCRQLLKLGQKLGVDVNAILSQLD; this comes from the coding sequence ATGACTTCTGCTGCTGAATTGCCAGGAAGCACTGGCGCTACGTCTACTCATCATCCCACTGCCCAAAATACTCACCAGAATGATCCCCTGAGAACATCTACTGGTGTGTATGTCACAGTGCATGGTCACTTTTATCAACCACCGCGCGAAAACCCTTATCTAGACGCAATTGAGCGTCAACCCAGTGCTGCACCTTTCCATGATTGGAATGAGCGAATTCACTATGAATGCTATCGTCCTAATGCCTTTGCCAGAATCTTGAACGATCAAGGCGAAGTTATGGGGATCGTGAATAATTACGAGTATCTCAGCTTTAACATTGGCCCTACCTTGATGTCGTGGCTAGAACGCTACGATGTGGAGGTTTACCAACGAATATTAGAAGCAGATGCCAAAAGCGCCGCTCGCTTGCAAGGTCATGGTAATGCGATCGCGCAAGTATATAATCACATCATCATGCCTCTGGCTAACGAACGGGATAAATATACGCAAATTCGCTGGGGCAAAGAAGACTTTAAATCCCGCTTTGGCCGCGATCCCGAAGGAATATGGTTAGCCGAAACAGGTGTAGACTACGCAACCATAGAAGCTTTAATTGCTGAAGGTATTCGTTTCATTATCTTGGCACCATCGCAAGCACAGCGTTGCCGTCCTTTAGCAACTAAAAATGATCCCCAAGCAGAATGGTACGAAGTTGGCGGTAGTCAGATTGATCCCACCCGTCCCTATCGTTGCTACTTGAAGCCAACTTTAAAGATTGCAGCTTCACCGCTGAGTACTGTCTCTTCCACAGAAAGTATTGAAGCATCTGTAGAAGGTCTACCTTATATCGATATCTTTTTCTACGATGGCCCAATATCACGGGATATGGGTTTTACAGATGTTACTTATAGTTCCAATTACTTGGCTGGACGCATTGGTTCAGCTGTGCGAGGAGATCATCGTCCAGCCCAATTGATTTCTGTCGCCACCGATGGGGAAACTTTTGGACATCATAAAAAAGGTACGGAAAAAACCTTAGCTTACGCCTTTACACAAGAATTTCCTCGTCACGATTGGACAGTCACCAACTTTGCCCATTACCTCAGCTTAAATCCTCCCACCTGGGAAGTAGAACTCAAGCCCATCACTGCTTGGAGTTGCGCTCACGGTGTCGATAGATGGCAAGATGACTGTGGTTGCGGTGGTGAAGGGGGTGTGTGGCATCAAAAATGGCGGCGGCCTTTACGTAATGCCTTAAATTGGCTGCGGGATCAGTTAATTGAAGTGTATGAAGAATATGGCCAGCAATTTTTCAAAGATTCTTGGTTAGCCAGAGATGAGTATATCAACGTCATCCGCGATCGCACAAGCGCCAATGTCAGCCGCTTCTTGTCGCGTCATCAAACGCACAAACTCACCGCCGCTGAACAAGTAGATGCTTTGCGTTTATTGGAAATGCAGCGTCATGCTTTATTAATGTTCACCAGTTGCGGCTGGTTTTTTGAAGAACTATCTCGCCCAGAAGGAACTCAGATTCTCCGTTACGCTTCCCGTGCGTTAGAACTGGCGGGTGATGTGGCTGGTGTGCAATTAGAAAAAGGCTTCCTCAAACGTCTGGGTTTAGCACCAAGTAATGTAGACTTATTCAAACATGGCGGTGAAATATATCGTCACTTGGTGCTAACGGCTCAAGTCAGCTTCAAGCAAGTTGCTGCTCACTATGCCATTACTTCGCTGTTTAATAGTAACGGTCAACACTCAAAACTCAGCACTCACAGAAAGCGGGTTTATTGCTACACCACCAATGAGTTAGATTACCAACTGCAACGAATGGGAGCGCTGACTCTGGTTGTTGGACATTTAAAATTAGTTTCAGATATTACTTGGGAAAGCGAACATTTAGTATTTGCTGTGTTGCATTTAGGTGGCTGGGATTTTCACTGCTGCATTCAACAGTTTACTGGGCGACGTGATTACAGCCAATTTAAAGAAAAACTGTTTACAGCACTCCAACAAGCAAGTGCAGCCCAGACTATTTTGGTAATGACACAGTTATTTGGTAATGAAACCTTCAGCTTACAGAATCTCTTTGCTGAAGAACGCCATCGAATTATGCGGTTAATTAATCAAGAAACATTGACCCGACTAGATCAACTGTATACTCAAACATACCGAGAAAATTACGGCGTACTCATGGCATTCCATCGGGATGAGTTAGAAGTACCTCAAGAATTGCAAGTCGCAGCGGAGATTGCTTTAGGATATCGGTGTATGACCACATTGCGATCGCTAGAGCAAGATATTGCTGAACCGCAATCCTGTTGGAATCACATTGTCGAATTAGAAGCGATCGCCACAGAAGCTAAACATCTGCGTTGTCGCTTAAATATTCCTGAAGGTAAGCAAATGCTAGAGCAATTAATTTTGCGATCGCTCTGGCAATTATTACATGATGCCAACGGTAGTTTTGCCACCGATATCCAATTGTTAGAAAGATTGATTGATGTGGGATATCAACTCAACTTGGGTATTTCTCTCTATCGTTCCCAAGAACTCTACTTTAGTTGTCTGCACAGTCAGATAGCACCTGCTTGTATAACCAGCCTAATTAAAAAAGAAGATACTAGTCAGTGTCGGCAGTTGTTGAAATTAGGTCAAAAGTTAGGCGTTGATGTCAATGCCATTTTGAGTCAGTTAGATTAA
- a CDS encoding calcium/cation antiporter produces MSVKNIVFFVLLLFIPVSLAAHFLEWGDLIVFVAAGLAILPLAAWMGTATEEIAVVVGPTLGGLLNATFGNATELIIALIALNAGLVNVVKASITGSIVSNLLLVMGLSMFLGGLRHKEQTFQPIVARVNAASMNLAVIAILLPTAMNYTSQGINEQTLQHLSLAVAVVLILVYALTLLFSMRTHAYLYDVGVAEAEDKEDSHEKPNIWLWTGVLLVCTLLVALESEMLVDSLEVATSQLGLTALFTGVILVPIVGNAAEHATAVTVAMKDKMDLSVSVAVGSSMQIALFVAPVLVIAGWVLGKPMDLDFNPFELVAVAVSVLIANSISSDGKSNWLEGILLLAAYTVLGFAFYFHPVISSIG; encoded by the coding sequence ATGTCAGTTAAAAACATTGTTTTTTTCGTGCTGTTACTGTTTATTCCAGTTTCATTGGCGGCTCATTTTCTTGAATGGGGAGATTTAATCGTATTTGTCGCCGCTGGTTTAGCTATTTTGCCTTTAGCGGCTTGGATGGGGACAGCCACTGAAGAAATTGCAGTGGTGGTAGGCCCAACACTAGGAGGATTATTAAACGCCACCTTTGGTAATGCGACAGAGTTGATCATTGCTTTAATAGCTTTGAATGCTGGACTGGTCAATGTAGTTAAAGCCAGTATTACAGGCTCGATTGTCAGTAACTTATTGCTGGTGATGGGTCTTTCGATGTTTTTGGGAGGACTACGCCACAAAGAACAAACATTTCAGCCGATTGTAGCGCGGGTGAATGCAGCCTCGATGAATTTGGCGGTGATTGCGATTTTGCTACCAACGGCTATGAATTATACTTCTCAAGGCATTAACGAACAAACCTTACAACATCTTTCCCTGGCTGTGGCAGTGGTGTTAATTTTGGTCTACGCCTTAACGCTGCTGTTTTCCATGAGAACCCACGCCTATCTGTATGACGTGGGTGTTGCTGAGGCGGAAGACAAGGAAGATTCCCACGAAAAACCCAATATTTGGTTGTGGACTGGTGTGTTGTTAGTATGTACCTTGCTAGTCGCACTCGAATCAGAAATGCTGGTTGATTCTTTAGAAGTCGCCACATCTCAGCTGGGTTTAACAGCATTGTTTACAGGTGTAATTTTAGTTCCCATTGTGGGTAATGCCGCAGAACATGCCACGGCTGTTACCGTCGCTATGAAAGATAAGATGGATCTGTCTGTATCTGTGGCGGTGGGTTCCAGTATGCAGATTGCTTTATTTGTAGCCCCAGTATTAGTAATAGCTGGGTGGGTACTTGGTAAACCAATGGATTTAGATTTTAATCCTTTTGAATTAGTAGCTGTGGCTGTGTCGGTATTAATTGCTAACAGTATTAGTTCTGATGGTAAATCTAATTGGTTGGAAGGCATTTTGCTGTTAGCTGCATATACAGTTTTAGGCTTTGCTTTTTACTTCCATCCCGTTATTAGCAGCATTGGATAG
- a CDS encoding peptidoglycan-binding domain 1 gives MIEHRLAIASISRHPKLLYFFIFRTHHSGTTKIFLSKEIWVLITSKTMSDIVLLMTGMLIAKQPSPSHINQQPVIQLDNGVQKTPQGQSSQFDPDSNIAPSEFTQLKENPQATLVAFNSEPEKILVKKTEKKPTKDLYSLSEFKNFQPVNVKFPRSQRLISQQLNDEEILLARASRFSGRTLPNLRFGNSGLAVRVLQKLLIANGYAMRVDGVYGAVTESAVKAFQSRRNLITDGIVGPRTWLYLTR, from the coding sequence ATGATTGAGCATCGTCTGGCGATCGCATCTATTTCTCGTCACCCAAAATTATTATATTTTTTTATTTTTAGGACACACCATTCCGGAACCACGAAAATTTTTCTGTCAAAGGAAATATGGGTGTTAATAACATCAAAAACAATGAGTGATATTGTCCTGCTGATGACGGGTATGTTAATTGCAAAACAACCATCTCCGTCTCATATAAACCAGCAGCCTGTAATTCAGCTAGACAATGGCGTGCAGAAAACACCACAGGGGCAGTCATCTCAATTTGATCCAGATTCAAATATCGCGCCATCTGAATTCACGCAGCTTAAAGAAAATCCTCAAGCTACTCTCGTAGCTTTTAATTCTGAGCCTGAAAAAATTCTAGTCAAAAAAACAGAGAAAAAACCTACTAAAGACTTATATAGCTTATCTGAATTTAAAAATTTTCAGCCTGTAAATGTCAAATTCCCACGTTCACAACGCCTGATATCTCAACAACTTAATGATGAAGAAATTCTGTTAGCCAGGGCTTCAAGATTTTCTGGACGAACTTTACCTAATCTACGTTTTGGTAATTCCGGTTTAGCTGTCAGAGTTTTGCAAAAGCTACTCATAGCTAACGGCTATGCGATGCGCGTCGATGGGGTTTATGGGGCGGTGACAGAAAGTGCGGTGAAAGCTTTTCAAAGCCGTCGCAACTTAATCACAGATGGGATAGTTGGGCCAAGAACTTGGTTGTATTTGACAAGATAA
- a CDS encoding sucrose synthase — MSELIQAVLESEEKNDLRAFVSQLRQQEKNYLLRNDILHVYSEYCAKNEQPEKLYTFSLLGKLLYYTQEIIQEDSNFCFIIRPHIASQEIYRVTADLSVEAMTVQELLDLRDRLVNKYHPNEGDLLELDFGPFYDYTPVIRDPKNIGKGVQYLNRYLSSKLFQDPKQWLESLFSFLRLHQYNGIQLLINNRIQSQQQLSQQVKKAIAFVTERPSDEPYDEFRFQLQTMGFEPGWGNTAQRVQETLNILDELIDSPDPQTLEAFISRVPMIFRIVLVSAHGWFGQEGVLGRPDTGGQVVYVLDQARNLEKQLQEDVLLAGLDGINVKPKVIILSRLIPNSDGTLCNERLEKVYGTDNAWILRVPLRDFNPNMTQNWISRFEFWPYLETFAIDSERELLAEFQGKPDLIVGNYTDGNLVAFLLARRMKVTQCNIAHALEKSKYLFSNLYWQDLDEKYHFSLQFTADLIAMNAANFVVSSTYQEIVGTPDSVGQYESYKCFTMPELYHVVNGIELFSPKFNVVPPGVNENYYFPYTRNQDRVESDRLRLDEMLFTLEDSSQIFGKLDDPNKRPIFSMARLDRIKNLTGLAECFGQSKDLQEHCNLILVAGKLRTEESDDNEERDEIVKLYHIIDEYNLHGKIRWLGVRLSKSDSGEIYRVIADRKGIFVQPALFEAFGLTILESMISGLPNFATQFGGPLEIIQDKVNGFYINPTNLTETATKVLDFVTKCEQNPEYWETVSQKAIDRVYTTYTWKIHTTKLLSLARIYGFWNFTSKENREDLLRYLESLFYLIYKPRAQQLLEQHKYR; from the coding sequence ATGTCTGAATTGATTCAAGCAGTTCTAGAGAGTGAAGAAAAAAATGATTTACGTGCTTTCGTTAGTCAATTACGTCAGCAAGAAAAAAATTACTTGCTGCGGAATGACATACTGCACGTATATAGTGAATACTGCGCTAAAAACGAGCAGCCAGAAAAGTTATATACTTTTTCGCTCTTAGGGAAACTCCTCTACTACACTCAAGAAATTATTCAAGAAGATTCCAATTTCTGTTTTATTATCCGTCCTCATATTGCTAGTCAAGAAATTTATCGGGTGACAGCAGATTTGAGTGTAGAAGCAATGACAGTACAAGAACTGCTGGATTTGCGCGATCGCCTCGTCAACAAATATCATCCCAACGAAGGCGACTTGCTAGAATTAGACTTTGGCCCTTTTTACGATTACACACCAGTCATCCGCGACCCCAAAAATATTGGTAAGGGCGTACAATATCTCAATCGTTATCTTTCTAGCAAACTCTTCCAAGACCCCAAACAATGGCTAGAAAGCTTATTTAGTTTCTTACGCCTGCATCAATATAACGGTATTCAACTACTAATTAATAATCGGATTCAATCACAGCAGCAACTATCGCAACAAGTTAAAAAAGCGATCGCATTTGTCACCGAACGGCCTAGTGATGAACCCTACGATGAATTCCGCTTTCAATTGCAAACGATGGGTTTTGAACCGGGTTGGGGAAACACCGCGCAACGGGTACAAGAAACTCTCAATATTTTAGATGAATTAATTGACTCACCCGACCCCCAAACCTTAGAAGCATTTATTTCCCGTGTCCCGATGATTTTTAGAATCGTCTTAGTTTCCGCACACGGTTGGTTTGGCCAAGAAGGCGTTTTAGGAAGACCCGATACAGGTGGTCAAGTTGTTTATGTTCTCGACCAGGCCAGAAATTTAGAAAAGCAACTACAAGAAGATGTTTTACTTGCTGGTTTAGACGGAATCAACGTTAAACCAAAAGTAATTATCCTCTCGCGCTTGATTCCTAATAGCGATGGTACTTTATGTAACGAAAGATTAGAGAAAGTCTACGGTACAGATAATGCGTGGATTTTGCGTGTACCCTTGCGGGACTTTAATCCCAACATGACGCAAAACTGGATTTCTCGATTTGAGTTTTGGCCTTATTTAGAAACCTTCGCCATTGACTCAGAAAGAGAACTGTTAGCTGAATTCCAAGGTAAACCAGACTTGATTGTGGGTAACTATACTGATGGGAACTTAGTCGCCTTTCTGTTGGCGCGACGAATGAAAGTTACCCAGTGTAATATCGCCCATGCTTTAGAAAAATCCAAATACTTATTTAGTAATCTTTACTGGCAAGATTTAGATGAGAAATATCATTTCTCCTTACAATTTACTGCTGATTTGATCGCCATGAATGCGGCTAACTTTGTCGTCAGCAGCACTTACCAAGAAATTGTCGGCACACCTGATAGTGTTGGACAATATGAATCTTATAAATGCTTCACCATGCCTGAGTTATATCATGTAGTGAATGGCATTGAATTATTTAGTCCTAAATTTAATGTTGTTCCGCCTGGGGTAAACGAGAATTATTACTTCCCTTATACCCGAAATCAAGACAGAGTAGAAAGCGATCGCTTGCGGTTGGACGAAATGTTATTTACCCTAGAAGATTCCAGTCAAATTTTTGGTAAACTCGATGACCCCAACAAACGACCGATATTTTCAATGGCGCGTCTCGACCGCATTAAAAACTTAACTGGTTTAGCCGAATGTTTCGGTCAAAGCAAAGATTTGCAAGAGCATTGTAACTTAATTTTAGTGGCAGGTAAGTTACGCACCGAAGAATCAGATGATAATGAAGAACGCGATGAAATTGTCAAACTTTATCACATTATTGATGAATACAATCTTCACGGCAAAATTCGCTGGTTAGGTGTACGTCTATCAAAAAGTGATTCTGGCGAAATCTATCGCGTGATTGCTGACCGTAAAGGTATTTTTGTCCAACCAGCTTTATTTGAAGCCTTTGGTTTAACAATTTTAGAATCAATGATTTCTGGATTACCTAATTTTGCCACTCAATTTGGAGGGCCTTTAGAAATCATTCAAGATAAAGTTAACGGATTTTACATTAACCCCACGAATTTAACAGAAACAGCCACAAAAGTATTAGATTTTGTGACTAAATGTGAACAAAATCCTGAGTATTGGGAAACAGTTTCTCAAAAAGCAATTGACCGAGTTTACACTACATATACTTGGAAAATTCACACGACAAAGCTGTTATCTTTAGCCAGAATTTACGGTTTCTGGAACTTTACATCTAAAGAAAACCGCGAGGATTTATTACGCTATCTAGAAAGTTTGTTTTATTTAATCTACAAACCCAGAGCGCAACAACTTCTAGAACAGCATAAATATCGGTAA
- a CDS encoding cobalamin biosynthesis CbiX protein, whose translation MSSAYLLVSHGSRDPRPEIALQQLIELIDKKQQGYASGKKLVGLAYLETRPEPLHVQIKKFAHSAVVAGCDSLKIMPLFLLSGVHVMQEIPEEIALAQQAVAEDINLELLPYIGSNPGLTQLLSQQLADITTEVWILIAHGSRRPGFQQPVENIAANIGAIAAYWSVPPSLETQVEQLVAAGQEKIAILPYFLFAGGITDAIAQLIETLKLKFPAVTFQLAQPLGASAELADMIWDLMNE comes from the coding sequence ATGTCATCTGCATATCTGCTGGTATCTCATGGAAGCCGTGACCCACGTCCAGAAATTGCTTTGCAGCAATTGATAGAATTAATAGATAAAAAACAGCAAGGTTACGCATCAGGCAAAAAACTAGTAGGCTTGGCTTACTTAGAAACACGACCAGAACCTCTGCACGTCCAAATAAAAAAGTTTGCTCATAGTGCTGTTGTGGCTGGATGCGATAGTCTAAAAATTATGCCGCTATTTCTGCTATCGGGAGTCCATGTTATGCAAGAAATCCCTGAAGAAATAGCACTAGCACAACAAGCTGTAGCAGAAGATATCAATCTGGAATTGCTACCATATATAGGTAGTAACCCTGGTTTGACACAGTTGTTATCCCAACAATTGGCTGATATCACAACTGAGGTATGGATTTTAATCGCTCATGGTAGTCGTCGTCCAGGGTTTCAACAGCCAGTGGAAAATATAGCAGCAAATATAGGTGCGATAGCTGCTTACTGGTCTGTACCTCCTAGTTTAGAAACACAGGTAGAACAGCTGGTAGCTGCTGGTCAGGAAAAAATTGCGATTTTGCCATATTTTTTATTCGCAGGTGGCATAACTGATGCGATCGCTCAACTAATAGAAACGCTAAAATTAAAATTTCCGGCTGTGACTTTCCAATTAGCTCAACCTTTGGGAGCAAGTGCAGAGTTAGCTGATATGATTTGGGATTTGATGAACGAATGA
- a CDS encoding uroporphyrin-III C-methyltransferase, whose protein sequence is MNCTQTQEQKNLGKVYLVGAGPGDPGLMTLKGKSLLECADVVIYDALVSPAILAMINPQAEKINAGKRMGRHSLLQDETTQLLIDKAQDHTIIVRLKGGDPFIFGRGGEEMADLVKAGISVEVVPGITSGIAAPAYAGIPLTHRLHSSSVTFVTGHESAGKYRPKVNWQAISHGSETIVIYMGVHNLSHIIEELAAAGLSLETPIALVRWGTRPDQEELIGQLGTIVEQVEQTKFDAPAIAVIGSVVNMHDILSGCRPV, encoded by the coding sequence ATGAACTGCACACAAACACAAGAGCAGAAGAATTTGGGAAAAGTTTATTTAGTAGGCGCAGGGCCGGGAGACCCCGGACTGATGACTCTCAAAGGCAAAAGTTTATTAGAATGTGCCGATGTAGTTATTTATGATGCGTTGGTGAGTCCAGCAATTTTAGCAATGATTAATCCCCAAGCAGAAAAAATCAACGCTGGTAAACGGATGGGGAGACATTCGTTATTGCAAGACGAAACCACGCAATTATTAATTGATAAAGCTCAAGATCATACTATTATTGTACGGCTCAAAGGCGGCGACCCGTTTATTTTTGGTCGCGGTGGTGAAGAAATGGCAGATTTAGTCAAAGCTGGCATTTCTGTAGAAGTTGTGCCGGGTATTACATCGGGAATTGCGGCTCCAGCGTACGCTGGCATACCTTTGACTCATAGACTGCATAGTTCTTCGGTAACTTTTGTCACTGGACATGAGTCTGCTGGTAAGTATAGACCGAAAGTCAACTGGCAAGCGATCTCTCACGGTTCCGAAACAATTGTAATTTATATGGGTGTTCACAATCTGTCGCACATTATTGAAGAGTTAGCAGCGGCGGGTTTAAGTTTAGAAACACCAATTGCTTTAGTGCGTTGGGGTACAAGACCAGATCAAGAAGAATTAATTGGTCAGTTAGGCACAATTGTAGAGCAAGTTGAGCAAACAAAATTTGATGCCCCGGCGATCGCGGTTATTGGTTCTGTAGTGAATATGCACGATATTTTGTCTGGGTGTCGTCCAGTGTAA
- the psbM gene encoding photosystem II reaction center protein PsbM: MQTNDLGFVASILFVLVPSVFLLILYIQTASREGKKDS, from the coding sequence ATGCAAACTAATGACTTAGGGTTCGTAGCGAGCATTCTGTTCGTATTAGTTCCCTCTGTGTTTTTATTAATTCTGTACATCCAAACAGCAAGCCGCGAAGGTAAAAAAGATAGTTAA
- a CDS encoding ferredoxin yields the protein MGNIKFVKEDKEVIAANGANLRLKAVENGIDLYTLFGKMTNCGGYGQCGTCVVEIVEGLENLSPRTEVENRKFKKKPENYRLACQTVVHGPVSVVTKP from the coding sequence ATGGGTAATATCAAATTTGTTAAAGAGGATAAAGAAGTAATAGCTGCAAATGGTGCTAACTTGCGGCTAAAAGCAGTGGAAAATGGTATTGATTTGTATACACTATTTGGCAAAATGACCAATTGCGGCGGCTATGGTCAGTGTGGTACATGTGTTGTTGAGATAGTAGAAGGTTTAGAAAATCTTTCCCCGCGTACAGAGGTAGAAAACCGCAAATTTAAGAAAAAACCAGAAAATTACCGCCTAGCCTGTCAAACTGTAGTACATGGCCCTGTTAGCGTGGTGACAAAACCTTAA
- a CDS encoding photosystem II protein PsbK, with protein MEAALLLAKLPEAYQIFDPLVDVLPVIPVFFLLLAFVWQAAVGFR; from the coding sequence ATGGAAGCAGCACTGTTATTAGCTAAATTGCCTGAAGCTTACCAAATTTTCGATCCTCTGGTAGACGTTCTTCCAGTAATTCCTGTTTTCTTCTTGTTACTTGCTTTTGTATGGCAAGCAGCTGTGGGATTTAGGTAA
- a CDS encoding biopolymer transport protein ExbD/TolR — protein MKVNLHTPVEEVQIQIIPLIDVVFCILTFFLLAALQFTRQQAINVDLPKAATGTPANLTGQSSTQIVTIDAVGNTYIEKQPVKREELAQRLQQYLQQNPNGILVLNASRTATYNDVVETLDLLRQVGGDRVSLGIIPGPTQPSVSQPNLPTEPYIPTNPGVPPAPVPGINPQGNFDPNIPVNPNQIPPTGEGVIPGVPNAPATQFPVAPGNTNSAPKR, from the coding sequence ATGAAAGTTAATCTGCATACTCCTGTTGAAGAAGTACAAATTCAAATCATCCCTTTAATTGATGTTGTTTTTTGTATCCTGACATTTTTTTTGTTAGCAGCATTACAATTTACTCGCCAACAAGCTATTAACGTTGATTTACCCAAAGCTGCTACAGGTACACCGGCTAATTTGACCGGACAAAGTAGCACTCAAATTGTCACCATTGATGCTGTTGGTAATACTTACATAGAAAAACAACCTGTAAAACGAGAGGAGTTAGCCCAGAGACTACAGCAATATCTCCAACAAAATCCTAACGGTATTTTGGTGTTAAATGCTTCAAGAACGGCAACTTATAATGATGTCGTCGAGACGTTAGATTTATTGCGACAAGTAGGAGGCGATCGCGTTTCTTTAGGAATTATCCCAGGGCCGACTCAACCTTCAGTTTCTCAACCTAATCTGCCAACAGAACCCTATATTCCCACTAATCCTGGAGTTCCACCTGCACCAGTTCCAGGAATTAATCCACAGGGGAATTTTGACCCCAATATCCCTGTTAACCCTAACCAAATACCGCCCACGGGAGAAGGTGTGATTCCTGGTGTACCTAATGCCCCAGCAACACAATTTCCTGTCGCACCAGGCAATACTAATTCTGCTCCAAAAAGATAA
- a CDS encoding MotA/TolQ/ExbB proton channel, protein MDILELFQKGGPAMWPLAVLSILALSVILERLWFWLRILNQEKEIVNRVLDAAQENWDIAADIAKQATDQPIGRFLYAPLRLLKVDLETFRLALEASAEDELAGMRRGEKLLEAVIALSPLLGLLGTVLGLIHSLRSIRIGDLGTESTAGVTTGIGESLISTATGLIVAIISLVFYRLFQSFLVNQVKIFRKAGNEMELLYRQSPPEFSKSTAIVHEASRESVNPPRKKSKNLFPQPPEEPNVNDSLDPEQ, encoded by the coding sequence GTGGATATTTTAGAACTGTTTCAAAAGGGCGGGCCAGCGATGTGGCCTTTGGCAGTTTTGTCAATACTAGCTTTAAGTGTGATTTTAGAACGTCTGTGGTTTTGGTTGCGGATTTTAAATCAAGAAAAAGAAATAGTTAATCGCGTGCTAGACGCAGCCCAAGAGAATTGGGATATAGCCGCAGATATTGCCAAACAAGCCACAGATCAGCCAATTGGGCGATTTCTCTACGCACCTTTACGCTTATTAAAAGTTGATTTGGAAACTTTTCGTTTAGCACTAGAAGCCTCAGCAGAAGACGAACTAGCTGGGATGCGTCGCGGTGAAAAACTTTTAGAAGCAGTGATTGCACTATCTCCACTGTTGGGGCTGTTGGGTACTGTGTTGGGTTTGATTCACTCTTTGCGCTCAATTCGGATTGGCGATTTAGGTACAGAATCGACAGCTGGGGTAACTACTGGGATTGGTGAATCTCTAATTAGTACTGCTACAGGGTTAATAGTAGCAATTATTAGTTTGGTATTTTATCGGTTATTTCAAAGTTTTTTGGTTAACCAAGTTAAGATTTTTCGTAAGGCGGGGAATGAGATGGAATTACTCTATCGCCAATCTCCACCGGAATTTAGCAAGAGTACAGCGATTGTGCATGAAGCTTCCCGCGAAAGTGTTAATCCACCCCGCAAAAAATCTAAAAATCTATTTCCTCAACCTCCAGAAGAACCAAATGTGAATGATTCATTAGATCCTGAGCAATAA